Part of the Oncorhynchus mykiss isolate Arlee chromosome 12, USDA_OmykA_1.1, whole genome shotgun sequence genome, GATTTGGGTCCATCCATCTGTAACGTGTTTACTTGGATATGACTGAATCTGTGTACAGAATTGGAATGGACAAAAAGGAGAACACTGAAACAAGAATGTCGAGCCCCATGTCAGATCATAATCAACGAACAGTACTATCAATAAGATCTTGCTTTTCTGCTTCAAAGTTATATTGGCCCTAGAGTAACTGAAGCTATTTGTTATGCACCTGTGTTAGACTAATAATGTACAAGAGGGACTGATTGAGACATTGCCGGGTCATGCAGGTTTCACAGTGCCCCCTGCTGATGGTCTccataaaactggccttctggTACTCATGATGGCAGGTAAGTGATATAagcctgtgtgtgtttacttcGATTATACTTCCTCTTCTGCACATCAACCACACAATAAACCTACACAACCACTTCCCTGAAATATGCTAATAGAATTAGTGTGTGGTCTGTCTCTTATACGCTTCCTCTCATCTCCATGTGACTATCTCTTTATTGCTGTCCAGTTTCCTGAAAGTCATTTTACCATGACAACAGGAATGTGCCTATatagccctcctctcctccctgtctggtCAAGGTCACTATTGTCTACAAAATGACCCTGTATGTCCTTAACATGATGTTTAATGTCCGGTCCTTCATTTTAGACTATGACGATTTTTATAGTCAACATGTAATACATATGTGAACAAAAAAACAGGTAGAACAATTAAGAAATAGTTCTTCATGATACTAATGTTGATATAGAAATACTGCACGGTACAGATCCATTTGATAGTTTACACCAGAATATGTGTCTGTTGAAAGAAGAGACAGGCCAGGACTGACGTGGATACTGTGAAATGTTTGGTGCTGTCTTGTAATGGAAATATACCAAAAAATGATCCGAGGGGTAATATGATAGATCTGGAATGTATAGTTACTTGGACAAGGGACACTGTTCGCCAATATTGCAAGTCTGGGCTTGAGGTGGAGGCAGCCCTGGGTCAACACTGGTGGCCTTTCAACTGATAATAAAAGATTGGATCATGAACAACCTTGACAGTTCTTGACAAGCCGTTTAACATGAACTATTGTTCTTCAAAGTTTGTATTCTTTCATGATCCCTAAATATTGTGAATATAGCATGTATCATTTCTAGAATAGCCCTGTACAGATGATTCTCAACACTTTAATTCTACACCCTCCGAGGCGCCCTCTAGTGGGGAAACTGCAGTATAACCAACGGCAGATGAGTAAATATGGTCCTTGCAACAAAAAAACTTCACAAAATGCATTGTAAACGATGGGCTGTCAATAAataacatacagacacattcactgaGAATCGATGATGCACATCAGAACTGCAGTCTGCTTCCAAGAACAGGCGCCATGTTTGAGTAGACCAGTATGTTTGGCAAGAACCCACCGAGACCCATAATTGTGCACCATTGATAAGGACTAATAACTACTTGTCTCACTGTCCATTGTGTGTTGATGTGAATGACCTATACTTCTGAACCACACCTGCTACCACAGCAAGCCCGTACATGCTCTGACTGACTGTTGATTACTGATTAGACAGTTCAGGCACATACATTCCAAACAGGAACTAGTGAAACACCTGTAATAATAATAAGCTGTAATTGTTCTTGAGTCAATGGATTGGTCACGGTTGGTATTATTTTGCCCATATCATGTGTGCAAGGGGTGATACAGATCTTTATCGGCATTATGTGATTTTTTTTGAGTATCTGCCCACTGGGCGAAAACTGGtttaatcaacgttgtttccacgtcatttcaaccctaAATTCAaggtgatgacgttgaatcagtGTGGGAAgttgattggatttgaaaaaagttttcAACGTaagatttctttttttttctcacccaacttttaaccaaTATCCAATGAAAAGCTGTCtcttttttgttgatttcacattgaattcacgttagcTAAAATGTCAACCAAATgtaaaactagacattgaactgaagTCTGTGTCCAGTTTCTCCAATCTCAGAGTAAGATCAATGTTCAGCTATGATTCACCTCTGCATCCtctgacttttttcaaatccaatcaattttccacgttgattcaacgtcatcgcaTTGAATTtcgggttgaaatgacgtggaaacaacgttgattaaaCCAGTTTTCGGCCAGTGGGCAGATACTCCAAAATGTCATATAATGTTGATAAAGATCTGTATCACCACTTTTCAGTCCTTACTCATAATatctgtatacactgagtgtacaaaacattaagaagaccttcctaatattgagttgcaccctttgccctcagaacagcctcaattagttgGAGCACGGACTCTAcatggtgtcgaaagcattccacaggcccatgttgactccaatgcttcccacagttgtgtcaaattggttggatgtcctttggatggtggacaattcttgatcCACACGGGACACTATTGAGCATAAAAAAGCCATCAGCATTGCGGTTCTAGACAGACTCAAACCTGtgggcctggcacctactaccataccctgttcaaagacacatattttgtcttgcccattcaccatctgaatagcacacatacacaatccatgtctcaattgttaaaaatccttctttaacctgtcgtctccccttcatctacactgattgaagtggattttgtgacatcaataaggaatcatatcCTGGATTCAACTAGTCAGTCTGtcctggaaagagcaggtgttctttatGTTTTTTACACTCACTGTATATTATGTATTTTCAAGCACTCATATTCCCTCCCTTCATTAGTCCAAGTATGATATTGTGTGGTTTCTTTTATGCAacaaactggatcctggacactGGATGACTGTCTCTAAGCACAAAGAGGAGAGTGTCTCTCACTGGACACTTGCCGGGCTTGGCTATGGTCTGCGTCAAGTTAcaaggtcagtcagtcagcaagtGCAAGGCCAGGTCCCTCCCCAAGACAATCAACTAACCCTAAACTCaacccttactctaaccctagcttcatgtccacactccgtctcaactctaactctaaccctagcttcatgtccacactccGTCTCAACTCTAACTCTAAAGTTTACCGTATGCTTCCCAGTCAAAACAGTTTGTGCATTTATTATATCTTTTTTGTTAGTTCTCTGGTCTTTGGCAGTTTTTTTCGTCTGTTCATGCACACAAAAACATTTCTTGAGGCAAGTCGAAGTTCGGTAGCCAAAGTCTACGCCCCTtagtctgtgattggtcaacagtactactccTAGTAAGAGTGGGAACATGAAGAGTTTGTTctcattcaacgagagacgactAGGTTTCATgcattttttcacttgagaaatactgcaccaaacatcttagttaaatGTAAAATTGCCTGACAAAGATCACGTCACATAAACCGTCAAAATTAATGACCGATTTCTTGAGTTAttttagattaattctgactattttgaggaagtattTCTGGCTATGTTGTTGCTACGGTGACTCAGGATGGACAAAATGCCCTTTTTTTCCTTTTTTACAAGCAAATGTCTTTATGGAGTATGATAGTATGCcaagttctgctaggagcaaaccaaacctacagtatgtaggattccttaaccctagcttcatgtccacaccctggctcaaccctaacccaaactTCATTTAGGAGGACTCATATTTACCCATGGATTTCAGCCACCCATCCTCCCTTTTCCCATTGCTGTTGACCTGTAGCCCAGTCTCTGTGTCATTTGTTAGGCCAAGTAGAGCTACTAGTCTCATAACCAGCTAGTGTAATCTCCCAGCACAGAAGGGTAGAAGTGTTATGAGACTACGCTGTCAGAGGATGGGTGATCCTCTGGATGTGCCTGAGCAGGTCGATACAGATTAAAACAGTCTGGCACACTGTGCCAACCTCACCCACTAACCTCATTAAGCTGACACTGACAGTACAGCTCCAGAACCAATtccatttgcacacacactgatgcacatgcaggcacacatgtgcacacatacagcctgtaattgaacccacaaatgctgatgctccagatactcaactagtctaaagaaggccagttttattggttctttaaatcagcacaatagttttcagctgtgctaacataattgcaacatggttttctaatgatcaattagccttctgaaattataaacttggattagctaacacaacgtgccattggaacacaggagtgatggttgctgataatggacctctgtatgcctatgtagatattccattaaaaatcagccgcttccagctacaatagtaatttacaacattgtcTACAGTGTTTTTCTGaccaatttgatgtcattttaatagacaaaaaaattgcttttctttcaaaaacatttctaagtgaccccaaacttttgaacggtagtgtacaccacacacacacacacacacacacacacacacacacacacacacacacatacacacaccattctgtaacACTACATTATAGTGCTCTTATTATTCTGTCATTATTTGTTGAAAGTATTGTCACATCCTGATCCAGTGATCCATGATTTTAGGTTATCAAAGGTTTTAGGAATATAATGATATTCGTCAACAACTTTGTAAAATGGAGTCTTATGTATCTGAGTGTAATCCAAAACATTGGACACTAACAAACAAGGACATGATGTCACATGGAAAACATATAGGAGGTGAGAACCTGATATGCCCTCCCAAACCCCCATTGCACGTCACCACAGCATAATTTCCTCCTCAACTCTCATTTAAAGTGGCTAGAAGCTGCAGCTCAGAGGTTTGAGTGCTCCTTGAGATAATTACCTTCCTGACAACAGCAgtgagaccctcctctcctctcctctttccttttcAAGCAAACTAGTGAGACTAGGAAGACAAGAGCTTTAGGTGGATCCCCCAAAAAAATCACGTGATAAAAAAACACAATCTGTGCATACGCTTTAGGCCTAATATCCAGTGAGCCCAACAAGTGGGGATTTTCTCATTGTGATTGTCTTGGAAAGACGCAGCTGTTGACTGGAAATAGAGATTTCACCATCCGTTTCTAAAGTTATCCTACCGACAATGCTTTTTGGTAGAATAGTGGACTACAGAGCCGAGTTACTCCACATTCAGTAGTGTTAAAGCTATTATGGCTTTGCTAAGCCTGTGTGGATAAGACTATGGGGGGTATCTCAAAAGTCATGTTGACGTGGGCAAAGTTGTCTTAGTTGTCTACAATATCATCTTAATGTAAACAGTATGACAAGTAATGAAAGGCTATACTAATAACTGATAAGGAATGGACGACATGACATTATTTCGCTTTCTCATCATAATCTCATTAGCTTTCTGTAAACTACCCAAGGAAGATTGTTTTGGGGATTAATGTCCATTTCAGTCACTATGTGAAGAAATGCTGCCATCTAACAATTTATCTGGCAATCTCAATATTTAGAAACTAACAGACAAAGTTGCACCTTACCGATGGCCCTGGTAGAAATGTAATAAGAAAATATAATATTCTACATGTGGATTAGCTGCATACAGCACAAAATAAAAATCACATAAATTATCACCATAAATAACTATCACAGTGCTACATAAATGATCACCATAAATAACTATCACAGTGCTACATAAATGATCACCATAAATAACTATCACAGTGCTACATAAATGATCACCATAAATAACTAGCACAGTGCTACATAAATGATCACCATAAATAactagcatagcgctacataaaCGATCACCATAAATAACTAGCACAGTCCTACATAAATGATCACCATCAATAactagcatagcgctacataaaTTATCACCATAAATAACTAGCACAGTGCTACATAAATGATCACCATAAATAactagcatagcgctacataaaTTATCACCATAAATAACTAGCACAGTGCTACATAAATGATCACCATAAATAactagcatagcgctacataaaTGATCACCATAAATAACTAGCATAGTGCTACATAAATGACATCATCATATATGATCATACTACTTTATTTGACTACAgatctgttcctctgtctggtgaCATCAAGAGTAGTCGTTCTGTAACCTACTCATCCTACCCGGTTCCTCCAGGCCCAGTAGATATAAACAGGTTTACTCTCCTCCAGGCAGCCCAGCAAACAGGCTGCTTTCATTCTCATTAATTAGCAGCTGAGCTAAACCTCTAAGCCATGAAATCAGCCTTACAGCAATCCACccaaatctccctctctctttctctctgggtttGTTACAGTGAAAGCCCACATGTCCTTGGAACTGCACACACATGCCTATCATGCCAGTAAGCCAGAAGCCACGCTACATCTCTTTCCATGGGGCCCTTGGGGGTGTCTCCAAAACACTCCCCTAAGGGCCCCACGTGTCAACGCAATGTGAGCTACAGTATATCGGCTACGTTTGCTACATGCACATACCCTGGACCAGATCCACGACATACAAACGTGGGAATATTGTAGCACGAGGCCGGCACATGAGAGCCGCCCAGAAAGGACGACGTGGGCGCTGACGTTAGCGTGCCAAAATGACATCATCGatgtgagagaaaaaaacattggTGATCTTGTTCACACTTTGAGCTTTAACTTCTAAAGCTTAATGGAGGCTTCAAAACTCTTTAAAGCCTACACAGACGTTTCACTAATCATGTTTTACTATATCATATAATGGTGATATAAGTAGCCCTTACATACATTATGGTGCATTGAAGTGTGAACTTGGTGGATTTCTCTATGGATTGATTTGATAACAGTACAGTGAAAGGGAGAATAGATTCAAAACTGGCCTTCAATTGCGTTTTGAGAAAACCCTGAACAAAATGAAGACTGAGGAGAATGAATGAATCAATCCCTAACATAATGTATATCACAGAGTTCAATGGTTTCCTTTAACCCAGACACTGCGCTGCATAAACATGCGTGTCACCAGATTTGGTGAATTTTCCACCTCACGTGCCCAGACAGTGATCCCCTCTTTGGAACGACCACTTTGACAGATCAGGGGATGGGCCAATAAGAGAGAGAGTGCATGAAAGAGGGggataatgaaagagagagatagcaagagaAGGAGATCAGGGAGCTTGCAGTGGAGGTGTTGAGACAAAAGGACAGGTACCATTCTACTGGTGAGGAGAAAGACTAGTcagttgacagagagagactggcagaTAGAAAGCACAGAGCAAGATAACCTCAGATGTGTATTTAGTGTTGCATTCAAAGACTATTATCATCATCAAACCACTCTGGAACAAAAAAACGGTCAAGAGGAAACCAACATCTAACCAAGAAAATATCTACAGCAGTCTCTACAACCGAAGACTGGAAAGAGAGCTGCTATACTTGTAAAGACAGTACAGAGACTGTTTCCTCGTTATTATTCACCAGCCCAGTAACTGACCATCATGACACATCAGGTCAGCCGCTCCCCGTTCCTCAAGCCCTTCTACACCAGGACCCCGGTTGGTGGGGTCATTCCACGAACCCAGAGACGCCACACGCTCCCCGCCAGCGAGTTCAGGAACCTGACCCCACAGGACGCCATCAGCGTGTTCGAGATCGAGAGAGAAGGTAAGAGTGTCTCCAGATTCTACTGGTTACTCAGAAAATGTTGATTGTATAGGATTTGTTGGATTAGAGATACTTTGGGGTTTTATGTTCAACAAAATGCACATTTATTTTATCATCTCTAACACATAATGACAATAGCTGTCAGTCTCCACAATATAAATAGCTCAGGAAACTAAACAATGTCATAACCACCAAATGTGTGTTCATCACAGATTTTTGTCCCAAATAATTGATTGTGAATAACATCAATAAACTGTGATAAGAGAACAAGCAGCCTGTAATCCCTGGTTTGTTTGCTAATCTTCCAAGATGCTTCATCtgctcactgactgactgactgaccgtgTGTCTTGTCTTTCCTCCCACCAGCATTCGTCTCTGTGTCTGGTGAGTGTCCACTCACTCTTGACGAGGTGCTGAACTTCCTAAGTCAGTGTCCGGAGCTCTCCCTGGGCTGGTTTGAAGAGGGCCAGCTGGTGGCGTTCATCATTGGCTCAGGCTGGGGCAAAGAGAGACTGGAGCAGGTGAGACAGACACCACAATTTACAGTAGTACCTCCATTGTATATTTGGAATTGTTTTGCCCCCAAAAAACAGATATTTGTTTTTCATAATCTAAAAGGAAACCAtcaataaaatacatgttttttttattctgaTCATACCGGGTCATCATACCTTTACCTTTCCCTACCCCAGGAGGCCATGACCCAGCATATCCCAGAAACCTCGGCAGTGCACATCCATGTGCTGTCTGTGCACCGCCACGCTCGCCAGCAGGGTAAAGGTTCCATCCTGCTGTGGCGCTACCTGCAGTACCTGCGATGTGTGCCAGGCCTCCGGAGGGCCCTGCTGGCCTGTGAGGAGTTCCTGGTTCCCTTCTACCAGAAGGCAGGCTTCAAGGAGAAGGGGCCTTCTGCCATCACCGTGCCCAACCTCACCTTCCAGGAGATGGAGTACCATATCGGCGGAGCGGCCTACGCACGGCGGAACAGCGGCTGCTAGTCACTGCCGGCCGTCACCACCCCACTCATAATCACATCAACTCTAGCACTGGAACTCATCCACCATGTAAACATAGACTCTGGTCATCACAGTTGACCGTCCAGACCACactacagcagacagacagatccacgcaccaacctggtctcagagcatttcataatattctgtatgtaaattcgagacactccatttagtatgataggttacatttggtatggttacataagacagatggttacttaaggagggtggttggtcaggatGAGTGGGCGTATAACACAAACATCTagcaaaggttgcgagttcaaatctcatcacggacaactttacaACTTTtcactacttactactttttagctacgttgcaactacttagcatgttatcCAAAACTTCccctaagcctaaccttaacccttttagctgaCCTTTCATGTTTAGCTAACCTTTCACATAACTTCAACCTTTACCCTTTTAGCTAATcttcccctaaacctaaccctaaccttaaccctttaacctaactcataaacttaaccctaacccttagcctagctaatgttagcgagCTTGCTAACGTTAGGCACCTAGCAAGAATTTgcaacatatcatacgttttgtaAAATCCCAATATATTGTATGCTTTGTAAAATCTGAACAtttaatacgaattgtaatttgtaacatatcatatatgaaatgggtgatgggCGTCTACCAATCAACacataccataccaaacgtaacatatcatactaaatggattgtcccagatttacatacagaataatatgaaatgctctgagatcaGGTTGCAACCACAGGTGCTCCATGAGAGAAGGCACTGCCCCATCAATctcagctgcagcaccagcaGGCTCCGAGACACCATCTTTCAGTGCCTCACAGACAGCATCCCGACTCCCTGCAACATAGAGAGGGGACATGCACCACCGCATGAAGGGGACAAGGATGGGTTTTCTTAGAAAACAGcaacagaaagcaaaaaaatatctGTTAGCGATAGAAGACAGAATCAGAATATGTTTGAGATGCAATGTCGAGTTTCAGCATATTTTGTGTATACGTCATTGAATTAACAAAGTTCAAATTTTTCAGTCCCAACATTCTTCATTTTTATTATGCTTAATTTTGAGAGCATTTAAATGAAATATTCCTTGCCACAAATCGTACTTTGTAGTACCATTCTTGTTTGAGGTGTTTATTATTACTAATACTACTATGGTTATTGAGATACTAATACTACTATTGTTATTGAGATACTGTTACTGAGATACTACTATTATTGACTATTTTTGAGTTCTCTGAGTGTGATGTAAATaccattttatttttgtattagtCCTCTGGTGTGTTGAAATCTTAGGCTGTTGCTTATCTTTTCGTATTAACACTATGATGAACTAAGGCAATAAAGGGAAACAATGCCACTGATTTCATAGCTCCTCATGCTCCCTTTAACATTGACATACATCACGAAAACAGTGGTGCCTTCAACAAAGCTGATTGTTAGCGAACGGTAACTAATGTTCATGTCTGAAATTAAACGGCAGCATCAGTCACCACAGAAAATCAAACAGACTTCACTGACGGATTTCTTTTCAAGTTTTTTTTACTTGTTCTATTCAGTTACATATGAGTAGATAGGTAGCTAAAACACTACCTTGTTTCAATCAATCATTACTTCTTAAGAAGCAACAAACAAATAAAAGGATAGCATTCGAGTGCTCAACGTATTGTAACAAAAATATGGCAGTAGTTGGTACATTTATCAGCAAGGCACCAAAGGTATTAATGTCTGATTTGTTTGTCCCTGGTTGTTTTGAGAGGTTGCCTGAATAATTACAAAACCTACTCCTGGATTGTGAGTGTTAAAAACatgaaaataacattttaaaaagaaCAAATtgaaaaaatacagaaatatttccTTCTGTCTATTGTACCAGTGATGACTCCTCCAAACCCTGCCTTATacgtgaagagagagagaaatgtgggaGGGGCTTAGATAAGGGGTTAGACCATACCCTTCTCTCATTGGTCAGTGGAGGAGAGaaaatggtgtgtgtgggggggtgaaaAGAATGTGATTAATGTCTCATGACGAGTGCAGTGGCATTCCTACTTATTCATACAGACAGACCGAGTAaaaaacacaagcatattgtcaTCAAAGTTCAGTTCACAGAGCCAGAGGAGAGGGAGCTCCACACaggaccctcccctcctctttagCCACACTATAGGGCAGAACAGAGACAAGGATTGGTTGATAACACCTGCCAATCGATGCCTCTTGACCTGACGTCCCTCCTCCGGCGCTACCTTCCGTCTCCTCAGTGGAGGTGGCCGTTGAGGTCGTACTTCTCACAGAACTTGTCTGTGAAGGGGATGCAGGTGAGCAGTTCACACCAGTCACACTTGATGGGGTAGACATAGAAAAGCACCACGAGGCCGGCGAACAGCCCCAAGAACACCACCAGGAAGACGATGATCTGCAGCCGCTTGCGGTACATGTCCATGCGTCCGAAGCTGATGTAGGGCAGGAAGGCGAAGGACAAGAAGAAGCCAGAGATGAAGCCAAAGATGTGGGCAAAGTTGTCGATCCAGGGCAGCAGGCCGAAGGCGAAGAGGAAGAGCACCACACACAGCAGCTTGATGAAGGCCCGCCACGGCTGGGCCAGGATCTGCCAGCTCTGGAACAGCTCCACAAACAGGCAGGCCAGGATGCCAAACTGGGAGCCTGCCGGACCCACCTgacggagggagggggagagagag contains:
- the LOC110538456 gene encoding serotonin N-acetyltransferase-like; translation: MTHQVSRSPFLKPFYTRTPVGGVIPRTQRRHTLPASEFRNLTPQDAISVFEIEREAFVSVSGECPLTLDEVLNFLSQCPELSLGWFEEGQLVAFIIGSGWGKERLEQEAMTQHIPETSAVHIHVLSVHRHARQQGKGSILLWRYLQYLRCVPGLRRALLACEEFLVPFYQKAGFKEKGPSAITVPNLTFQEMEYHIGGAAYARRNSGC